In Gammaproteobacteria bacterium, a genomic segment contains:
- the atpE gene encoding F0F1 ATP synthase subunit C, protein METALANGMTAIAVGLIIGMGAMGTAIGFGLLGGRFLEGSARQPEMVPMLQVKMFIVAGLLDAVAMIGVGLALFFTFANPFL, encoded by the coding sequence ATGGAAACCGCTCTTGCTAACGGCATGACCGCTATCGCCGTAGGTTTGATTATTGGAATGGGCGCAATGGGAACCGCTATCGGCTTTGGGCTGCTGGGCGGGCGTTTCCTCGAAGGTTCGGCGCGCCAGCCGGAAATGGTGCCGATGCTGCAGGTCAAGATGTTTATCGTCGCCGGTCTGCTCGACGCGGTGGCCATGATTGGTGTAGGGCTGGCGCTGTTCTTTACGTTCGCCAATCCATTTCTGTAG